In the Vitis vinifera cultivar Pinot Noir 40024 chromosome 2, ASM3070453v1 genome, one interval contains:
- the LOC100243649 gene encoding protein arginine N-methyltransferase 1.6: MALLFRHPLTRSIPNSFTRFRLRPRRTMSSSSAQRLFQLKLDPLTGNSEWVVIDEEDQVSENPSEPLLSTTSYLDMLNDSRRNRAFREAIDKTVTKNCRVLDIGAGTGLLSMMAARAMGSGDSVACPRTEGMVTACESYLPMVKLMRKVLHLNGMGRKINVINKRSDELNIGVDITSRADVLVSEILDSELLGEGLIPTLQHAHDMLLVENAKTVPYRATTYGQLVESKFLWKLHDLYNNEAKALDNVCLVPAGQETILSIKQQQYAMHCDAIKEEIKLLSEPFKIFEFDFSKRPDSHEETELHIKAIDNGSVHAVVSWWILQLDCEGTIFYSTAPKWISVPFNINKSQTPFSSAGDWCDHWKQCVWFIPGKGIYVSKHEEVHLHAIHTDISISYNLKTQLSRTEIGQHDLFARDSQLILSPERVAIYGDSEWRLSMLTAIKNTLQGKVISLCVVTDDSIFLAILIAHLSRTSHVISLFPGLRDKGTQYLQAVADVNGFSMDRVEVLQNWKTCLTTLDTRQKKVDLLIGEPFYYGNEGMLPWQNLRFWKERTMLNSVLSEDVVIMPCKGILRACAMSLPDLWNSRRCLNKIEGLDHSVVNATLGACGDLPEAQEGPCLPYFVWQCGEIKELSEILTVMEFDFSKPINPCSGKAMVEFTETGICHGFVLWIDWVMDAENCTVLPTGPVHRYWKQGVKLLSKPISVGFHGSESTSGCFSTEIEASFDPSSGELIVKHTLS; this comes from the exons ATGGCTCTCCTCTTCAGGCATCCATTAACTCGCTCTATCCCTAACTCATTCACTCGCTTCAGACTCAGACCCAGACGAACAATGAGCTCCTCCTCCGCTCAGCGCCTCTTCCAGTTAAAGCTCGATCCACTCACCGGCAACTCGGAGTGGGTCGTCATCGACGAAGAAGACCAAGTTTCAGAGAACCCCTCCGAACCCCTTTTGTCTACGACGTCGTATCTTGACATGCTCAACGACTCTCGCAGGAACAGAGCCTTTCGCGAAGCCATTGACAAGACGGTTACCAAAAATTGCCGTGTTCTTGATATTGG TGCTGGAACTGGCTTGTTATCAATGATGGCTGCAAGGGCAATGGGCTCTGGTGACTCAGTGGCGTGTCCTAGAACTGAGGGAATGGTAACAGCATGTGAGTCTTACCTTCCAATGGTGAAGTTGATGCGGAAGGTTCTGCACCTCAATGGTATgggaaggaaaataaatgttattaacAAACGCTCTGATGAACTTAATATTGGCGTGGATATCACTTCACGGGCAGATGTGCTA GTTAGTGAGATACTAGACTCAGAGTTGCTGGGGGAAGGGCTTATACCGACTTTACAACATGCACATGACATGCTATTAGTGGAAAATGCAAAAACCGTGCCATACCGAGCAACTACTTATGGCCAG CTGGTTGAAAGCAAGTTTTTGTGGAAGCTGCAtgatttatataataatgaagCGAAAGCTTTAGACAACGTTTGTCTTGTTCCAGCTGGCCAGGAGACTATTTTATCCATCAAGCAGCAACAATATGCTATGCACTGTGATgcaataaaagaagaaataaaactG CTGTCAGAAcccttcaaaatttttgaatttgacTTTTCGAAACGGCCAGACAGTCATGAGGAAACTGAACTACACATAAAGGCAATTGACAATGGCAGTGTTCATGCTGTTGTCTCATG GTGGATTCTACAGCTTGATTGTGAGGGGACGATCTTTTACTCCACTGCTCCAAAATGGATAAGTGTTCCATTCAACATAAACAAATCACAAACACCATTTTCCA GTGCTGGGGATTGGTGTGACCATTGGAAACAATGTGTTTGGTTCATTCCAGGGAAAGGTATATATGTGTCCAAACATGAAGAGGTGCATTTACATGCAATTCATACTGATATTAGCATCTCCTATAATCTCAAGACTCAATTGTCAAGAACAGAAATAGGACAGCATGATTTATTTGCTAGAGATTCTCAACTGATCCTATCACCAGAAAGAGTTGCAATTTATGGAGACAGTGAATGGAGGCTTTCCATGTTGACAGCCATTAAAAATACT TTGCAGGGAAAAGTGATCTCCTTATGTGTTGTTACAGATGACAGTATTTTCCTGGCAATTCTCATTGCTCATCTTTCAAGAACATCACATGTAATATCATTATTTCCAGGGTTACGAGACAAGGGTACCCAATAtttgcaagctgttgctgatgTAAATGGTTTCTCCATGGATCGTGTAGAAGTTCTTCAGAACTGGAAAACATGCTTGACTACTCTAGATACTCGTCAGAAAAAG GTTGACCTATTGATCGGAGAACCTTTCTATTATGGAAATGAAGGCATGCTTCCATGGCAGAACCTGCGGTTTTG GAAGGAACGGACTATGCTTAATTCTGTCCTATCTGAAGATGTAGTAATAATGCCTTGTAAAGGAATTCTGAGGGCTTGTGCCATGTCTCTCCCT GATCTTTGGAACAGTCGCAGATGCCTAAACAAGATTGAGGGTTTGGACCATTCAGTTGTAAATGCCACCTTAGGGGCATGTGGTGATTTGCCTGAAGCTCAAGAAGGTCCTTGTCTGCCTTATTTTGTCTGGCAGTGTGGGGAGATTAAG GAACTCAGTGAAATTCTCACAGTCATGGAATTTGATTTCTCCAAACCAATAAATCCTTGTTCTGGGAAAGCCATG GTTGAATTTACTGAGACTGGGATATGCCATGGATTCGTGCTTTGGATTGATTGGGTGATGGATGCCGAGAACTGCACTGTATTACCTACTGGGCCAG TCCACAGATATTGGAAGCAAGGAGTGAAGCTTCTTTCCAAGCCCATATCAGTCGGATTCCATGGCTCAGAAAGTACTAGTGGATGTTTTTCCACAGAAATTGAAGCATCCTTTGATCCATCCAGTGGGGAACTCATTGTTAAACATACTCTGTCATAA
- the LOC100265964 gene encoding bifunctional adenosine 5'-phosphosulfate phosphorylase/adenylylsulfatase HINT4 isoform X1 gives MAGASSPCIFCQIARSYTSTTLLHSDDKVVAFQDINPSAFRHYLVIPVEHIATVKDLQRRAEDYSLVGHMLNVGQTLLHRDAPHSMEYSFGFHRPPFNSVNHLHLHCLALPFTPRWKRVKYLSLGPLGGFIEAEKLLEKIKPYPDL, from the exons ATGGCTGGAGCATCTTCGCCCTGCATCTTCTGTCAAATTGCCCGCTCTTACACCTCCACCACTCTTCTCCACTCC GATGACAAGGTGGTTGCATTTCAAGACATCAACCCTTCCGCCTTCAG GCATTACTTGGTAATTCCTGTGGAGCACATCGCAACTGTTAAAGACCTCCAGAGGAGAGCTGAAGATTATTCGTTAG TTGGTCACATGTTAAATGTGGGGCAAACCCTACTACACAGAGATGCACCTCATTCCATGGAGTACAG CTTTGGCTTTCATCGGCCTCCATTTAACAGTGTTAACCATCTGCACCTCCATTGTTTGGCACTTCCTTTCACACCTAG ATGGAAACGTGTAAAATACTTGTCTTTGGGACCGTTGGGTGGATTCATTGAAGCTGAGAAGTTGTTGGAGAAGATAAAGCCATACCCCGATCTCTAA
- the LOC100265964 gene encoding bifunctional adenosine 5'-phosphosulfate phosphorylase/adenylylsulfatase HINT4 isoform X2 codes for MAGASSPCIFCQIARSYTSTTLLHSDDKVVAFQDINPSAFRHYLVIPVEHIATVKDLQRRAEDYSLVGHMLNVGQTLLHRDAPHSMEYRLIQRSYSRLQLPPLAVGVSKSHVLLKTLAFIGLHLTVLTICTSIVWHFLSHLDGNV; via the exons ATGGCTGGAGCATCTTCGCCCTGCATCTTCTGTCAAATTGCCCGCTCTTACACCTCCACCACTCTTCTCCACTCC GATGACAAGGTGGTTGCATTTCAAGACATCAACCCTTCCGCCTTCAG GCATTACTTGGTAATTCCTGTGGAGCACATCGCAACTGTTAAAGACCTCCAGAGGAGAGCTGAAGATTATTCGTTAG TTGGTCACATGTTAAATGTGGGGCAAACCCTACTACACAGAGATGCACCTCATTCCATGGAGTACAG ATTGATCCAGAGAAGCTACTCTAGACTTCAGTTACCACCATTAGCTGTTGGAGTGTCCAAGAGCCATGTATTATTGAAAA CTTTGGCTTTCATCGGCCTCCATTTAACAGTGTTAACCATCTGCACCTCCATTGTTTGGCACTTCCTTTCACACCTAG ATGGAAACGTGTAA